One Mycolicibacterium fallax genomic window, AGGTCGGTACGACGATCGGGCTGGGCCTGCTGTTCGACACCCTGGTGGTGCGCTCGCTGATGACCCCCTCCATCGCCGCCCTGCTCGGGCGCTGGTTCTGGTGGCCGCAGCATGTGCGCCAGCGTCCGGTGCCCCAGCCCTGGCCCAAGCCCAAGGCTGAGCCGGAGCCGGAGCCCGAGCTGGTTTCCTGACGTCCGACGGCTGCCCCGGTAGTTGCCTGCCCCGGTAGTTGCCTGCGGCGGTAGTTGCCGCCAGCGCTCAGATGTGTACACGTTTTTCGGCGTGTCGCGTACCGGGCTGCGCGCTGGGCCAACAGCCCTGCCGCCAGCGCTCAGTTGCGTACACGATTTTCGGCGCGTCGCGTACCAGGGTGCGCGCTGGGCAGTGAGCGGCCCGGCACCCGCGGCACCCGCGGCCCTCAGGTCGGGGCCGGACCGCGATGGGTGGCCCGCCGACCGTCGTCGCCGCCCAGGCGCATCGCGGCGAAGCCGAACAGCAGGACCGACAGCGCAGGGGCGCCCAGCAGCAGCAGCATTGCGGCGACCGGGCCGACCGAGCCGGCCAGCGCCTCCGCGGCGGCGAACGTCGCGGCAAGGTAGGTCAGCACGGCGGTCGGGGCCAGCACCAGCGCCGCTATCGCGATGCTCCGGGAACTGCCGTAGTAGGCCGCGCTGGTGGTGACCAGGATCAGCGCCGCCGGTGCCACCAGAATCAGCGCCGAAAGCCACAGCATCATCGGCCGGTCCAGGAACCACGACGCCGGCAGCGCCAGGAATGCGGTGAGAATCGCCGCCACCACCACCCCGGCGGCGGTCATGCTGCGAACGCTGGAAATGTTCATTGCACTGGGGTTCCCCCGCCGCGGCCGGCCAAACCTTCGCGGGGCTGCAGGGACGGGTGCGACGGCTGTGATCCGACACGCCGGGGCGGCCCACCCGCGGCTCGGGCGATGTCGGCCCGGTGCCCTATCTTGGACCGTCCGACATCGACGCGGCGCAGAAGGGAGCGGCTCGTGGATCACCCCGGTACCGCGGCGTCCGCCGCCGTGACCCCGGTCACCGAACTGGTCGAGCAGTACCGCGACATCCAGGGCTCCCCCGCGCTGCGACTGCTGGCCACCCTGAATCTCGGCCTGTACGCCACCCTGATGGAGCGGCACCTGACCGCCGGGGTGATGGCCGAGACCGAGCTCGTCGTCGCCCTGGAGCGCGACCTGGCCGAGCTGGGGCATCCCGACGGCCAGTCCGGGCTGTCGCTGATCAAGACGTGGGCCAGCCAGGGCTGGCTGCACCGGGTCGCCGACAGCCGGGCCGGCCACGAGCGCAACCTGTGCTACCTGACCCAGGACGCCCGCCGCGCGCTGGATTTCCTGCGCGGGCTGCGGCGCGGGGACACCATCGCCACCGGCGGCTCGATCGGCGGTATCGCGGCCCGGCTCAAGCAGGTCGCGCTGCGGGTCGGCACCGACCCGGATCGGCTTCGCGCCGGCATCGAGGCCGAGATCGCCGCCCTGCACGCCGAGCTCGACGCGCTGGCCGACCGGCCCGCCGCCGGCCCCGCCGCCACCGACGCCGAGCTCACCGACTCCTACGACGAGGCCCGCGCCATCGCGCTGCAGATGGAGCGGCTGATCACCGACATCGGCCAGTACGGGGCGATGATCGAGGCCGCCACCGCCGCGCTGGACGAGCCGATCGACACCAACACCGAATACCGCGACCGCCAGCGCCAGATGTACGCCGACTACCAGGCGGCCTGGGATTCGCAGGGCCGCGACAGTCACCGGGCGTTCCTGCGGATGATCAACGACCCGGATCAGCGCGCGGAGTTCGAGGCCGACGTGGCCGCCGTCGCCGCGGCGCTGCCCGCCCTGGACCCGGAGCTGCGCACCGTGATGGCCGGGTTCTTCGAACTGGTCGGCCACCAGATCGACGAGGTGGAACGCATCCAGCAGCGCTGCGCTCAGCGGGTCAAGCGGTTCACCGCATTCGGCACCCTGGAGCAGAGCCGCGGGGTGGCCCGTCAGCTCAACGAGGCGATCGGCGCCGCCCGCAATCTGCTGCGCGCCTCGCTGACCGACTCGCGGCTGGACCTCGATCTGCCGCTGGCCCGGCACACCATCAGTTCCGTTGGGGCACTGAGCTTCCGGATCGGCGAGCTGTCGCAGCCGCAGCCCGCGCTGGCCGCCGAGGCCGACC contains:
- a CDS encoding DUF3375 domain-containing protein; protein product: MSARCPILDRPTSTRRRRERLVDHPGTAASAAVTPVTELVEQYRDIQGSPALRLLATLNLGLYATLMERHLTAGVMAETELVVALERDLAELGHPDGQSGLSLIKTWASQGWLHRVADSRAGHERNLCYLTQDARRALDFLRGLRRGDTIATGGSIGGIAARLKQVALRVGTDPDRLRAGIEAEIAALHAELDALADRPAAGPAATDAELTDSYDEARAIALQMERLITDIGQYGAMIEAATAALDEPIDTNTEYRDRQRQMYADYQAAWDSQGRDSHRAFLRMINDPDQRAEFEADVAAVAAALPALDPELRTVMAGFFELVGHQIDEVERIQQRCAQRVKRFTAFGTLEQSRGVARQLNEAIGAARNLLRASLTDSRLDLDLPLARHTISSVGALSFRIGELSQPQPALAAEADLDLSGFSALTSQVDAPAMSAMINDALADGPLSLPDAVERLESAYLGHVIVLWSWALAQPGADPVAPESARVRFRSLDGGDRLMDVPRLLFTEPISTLLGAAP